ACGCCGTGCTGCAGGCCGTGCGCGCGCTCGGCCGCCACGCCTCGCAGCTCGCCGAGGCGCCCGCGGCCGAGCAGCCGGGCCCCGCGCTGCAGAGCATCCGCGAGGCCTGCCTCGCGGCGCTGGGCATGGAGTTCGACGTGCTCACCCGCTTCGACGCGCGCTCGGTGACGGGGCTGTTCAGCCACCCCGAGCAGGTGCGCATCCTCGCGCGGCTCGTGGACACCCAGGCGCGCGTCCTCCACGCGCACGGCGAGGTGGCGCGCGCGCTCGCGGACAGCCTCTATGCCTGGCAGCTGCTCACCGCCTCTCGCGCGCGCTTCGGCGTGGGGCGCGACGGGCACGCCGCAGACGCGCTGCACGGCGCGCTCGGCGGGCTGCCCCCGCTCGACTAGCGCTCCTCCCAGCGGATGCGCAGGGTCGCCTCCGGCGGCGCGTAGCTCTCCACCTCCACCTGCGCGCGCGTGCCGCCCGAGCCTTCCACCACGCCCTCGAAGAAGCCGCGGTAGTAGCTGGGCATCCCCAGCGCGTCGTTGAGCCACAGGCTCACGTCCCGCTCGCCGCGCGCGGTGAGCCGCGTCTGGGTGAAGGTGTCCGAGCTGCGGAAGTTCTTGCTCATCTGCAGGAGCGTGCGCCGCGTGCCGATCAGCCGCGCCACCCCGCGCACCGCCCGCCCGATGGGGGTGGCGAGGTAGCCGTCCAGCACCGCGCGCCCGAGCAGCCTCAGGGCCTCGGCCTGCGGCAGCTGCGGGTGCAGCGCCGCGGCGAGCTCCTGCACCGTCACCACGAAGAGCTCGGCGGGGTAGGCGGGGAGCACCGGGCGGCGGAAGTCCACGCCGCGCTCGCGCAGCCGGTCCAGCGTCGCGCCGGGCACCTGCGGCGCGACGTGGCGGTAGAGCCCCGCGAAGGTGTTGCCGAAGATGATGCGTGCGGGGGGAGCCATGGCCTCGGGGGTGGAAGGAGCGCTCCCGGGCCCCCCTGGCGCGCGAGGCCCGAGGATAGGGCACTGTCGGGAAGTGGCGCCAGGGCTCGGCCGAAGGGGCAGTGCCCGCAGGCTGCCCGGCCCCCCACCTTCCGGGCTGCGCCCCGGAGACTCCCTTCATGCCCCTCTTGGCCCTCGCGCTCGCCGGCGTCCTGGCTGCGTCACCCTCCACGCTCGCCCGCATCTCGGACGGCAACGCCCTCACGCTGCCTGCGCAGCGCCACGTGGTGCGGGTGGACCCCGGAGACGGCGCGGCCATCTGGCTGCTCGCGCTGCAGCAGGGTGGGGTGGACGGCCACGGGCTCGTCTTCTACCGCAGCGACGACGAGGGGCAGACCTGGTCGCTCGCGGACCCCATCCAGAACGACGCGACCCACACGGACCGCGCGGACCTGCTCGTGGTGGGCCGCGACGTGGCACTCGTCTACTCCTACGAGGGCCCGGACTTCACCGGCTCCACGCGCCACGACGTCTTCTTCCAGTGGTGGCGCTACGTGCCGGAGACGCGCGGCTTCCAGCCCGAGCCCGCCGTGCGCGTCTTCGACTCCACCTCCAGCAGCACCGGCTACGCGCGCGGCCAGCTCGCGCGCGACTCGCTCGGGCGGCTGTGGGTGATGGCCTTCAGCCTGGAGTCGGGAGGCGGCAGCCGCGTGGTGCTCTCGGTGAGCACGGACGGCGGGCACACCTTCGCCGCGCAGCCAGACCTCGCGAGCCTTCCGCGGCGCGGCGGCGGGCGCCTGCTGCACCTGGGCCAGCGCCTCATCGCCCTGTGGGGGATGCACGACAGCGGAGGCACGGCCTCGCGCTTCCGCCTGCACGAGGACGCCGCCGCGCCCGGCAGCTGGGGCCCGAGCACGCAGGCCTTCCCCGAGGCCATCTACCACGGCGCCGCGCTCTCGGCGGTTGCCACGCCCGAGGGCGGGATGCACCTCGTCTACAAGGACGAGAGCGAGGTGCTGCTGCACCGCTACTTCGACGGCACCTCCTTCGGCCCGCGCACGGTGCTGTTCGCAGGCGAGTGGGCCGCCCAGCCGGCGATCACCCGCGTGGGCTCGCGGCTCGTCATCTGCACCAACCGCGCCCTCACCGACACCAGCTTCCGCCTGGAGGAGCGCGTGCTCGAGAGCGGAGTGCTCTCCGCCCCCGTGCTGCTGGACGGCAGCGCCACGTGGAAGGGCTACCCGGCCGCGGTGGAAGTGCTGCCCGCGGGCGTGGCCGTGCCCTGCGTCTACTCGAACACCGCGAACGCCGGGGTGGGCGGCAACGAGCTCTATGCCTTCAGCGACGCGCTCGCCCCCGAGGTGGACGGCGGCACGCCGGATGCGGGCTCGCCCGATGCGGGCAGCCCGGATGCGGGCATGCCGGACGCGGGCGCCGGGGACGCGGGTGCGCCCCCGCCTCCGCCTGCCGGAACGTTACTGCTCTCGGATGACTTCGGCCGCAACGCGGCGAGCCTGGGGTCTGCGTGGACGCAGGTGAGCGGGGTGTACTTCACGGACGGCCGGGCGGCCTCGGACCGGGACTCCGGGAACCAAGCCTACGCCAACGGCGCCACTTGCCGCGACTGCCGCGTGGAGGCCACCGTGCTCGGCTTCGGAGTGCCCGAGACGGGGCTGTTCCTGCGCGCGCCGGCGCTGCGCCCCGATGACCGCTACGACGCGGTGCTGCTGGGAGATGGGCGCGTGCAGGTCCATCGGCACCGCGCGGGCCTGGTCACCGTGCTCGGCTCGGCGGCGAGTGGCCTCGCCGCGTTGGACACGCCCGCGAAGCTCTCGCTGAGCGCCGTGGGCAGCGCGCCCGTGTCGCTCGTGCTCGCGGTGAACGGCGTGCCCCGGGTGAGCACCGAGGACACCGGACCGAGCGCCCTCGTCGAGGCGGGCTACGGCGGCCTGTGGACGAACCGCGCGGGCGTGGTCTTCGATGCCTTCCGGCTCTGGATAGAGGGCACGAGCGGTACGCCGGATGCGGGCGTTCCGGATGCGGGCGTTCCGGATGCGGGCGTTCCGGATGCAGGAGCGTCCGATGCTGGAGTGCCGGACGCAGGTCTTCCCGATGCCGGAGTTCCCGATGCCGGTACTCCTGATGCGGGCCTGCCGGACGCGGGTGCCCCGGACGCAGGGCCGCCGGACGCCGGCGTGCCGGATGCGGGAGCGCCTGATGCGGGCGCCCCGGACGCAGGGTCGTCAGACGCAGGCGTGCCCGATGCGGGGCTGCCGGATGCAGGCGCACCCGACGCGGGCCTCCCCGATGCCGGAGCGCCGGATGCAGGGACACCCGACGCGGGCGCTCCAGGCCCTGGCGGCGTGCTGTTCTCCGACGACTTCACGCGCACCAGCCTGGGCACCTCTTGGCAGGCAGTGCGCGGGCTGTGGTTCCTCTATCGCAACAACGTTGCATCTGACCTCGACGGCGCGGACCAGCTCGCCGCGCTCGGGGCGAGCTGCCGCGACTGCGAGGTGCAGGCACTGGTGACGAGCTTCGGCGTGTCCGAGGCTGGCGTGTACCTGCGCTCGCCCACGGCCGGTGCGACCGGCGACCGGTACGATCTCGTCCTGCGCTCGGACAACAGCGTGCAGATTCGCCGCTTCCGTGGGGGCACGAGCACCGTGCTCGGCACGGCCTCGAGCGGCCTCGCCTCCGCGAGCACGGGCGGTACCCTCAAGCTCAGCGCCTCGGGCAGTGGGCCCGTGCAGCTCACCGCCTCGGTGAACGGCAGCGTGCGGCTGCAGGTGACGGACAGCTCCAGCAGTGCGCTGGGCACGGCGGGCTACGCGGGCCTGTGGACGTTGCGCGCGGGCGTGGTCTTCGACGACTTCGTCCTCACCTCGCTCGGCGGCGCACCGCCCCCGACGGACGGAGGCGTCCCGGACGCGGGGACTCCGGATGCGGGTGTGCCAGATGCCGGCTCGCCCGACGCCGGGACGTCGCCGGATGCAGGCGTTCCGGACGCAGGCACGGGCACCCGCCTCACGCTGTCGGTGACGCTCACCGAGACGCGCTTCAACTTCCTCGGCGTGGACGGCAGCGGCACGGCCTACGCCACGCGCTTCGGCGAGTCGGAGTCGCGGCTCTACGCGAGCACGGACAACGCGCGCACCTGGACCCTGCGCGGGACGCACCCGAACGGCAGCAGCTTCAAGGAGCTGGCGGTGCTCTCCAACGGCACGCTGATCGCGGACACGCAGCGCAGCAGCTCGCACTGGCTCTCGCGCTCGACGGACGGCGGGCGCACCTGGAGCGAGGTGCTGAGCGCGGGGGTGTACCGGATGCTCACGCCGCACAGCATCGCCGAGCTCGACGGGACCGTGTACTGGGCGGAGTACCAGACCTTCACCGGTGAGGCGACGCCCATCCGGGTCTGGGCGAGCACCGACAACGGCGCCACCTGGAGCGTGCGCGCCACGCTCAACGGGCACCGCCACGCACACGGCCTGCGGGCGGACCCTGCGCGCAGCGCGCTGTGGATCTACTTCGGGGACACGACGCCGCAGGGCGCCACGCTGCGCTCCACGGACGCGGGGCGCACCTGGACCACGCTGCTTACCGGGCAGGAGGGCATCATCGTGGACGCGGAGGTGCTGCCCAACGGGGATCTGATCTTCGGGCAGGACATCTCCTTCCTGCCCGAGCGCCCGGCCATCGGGCGGCTCTCACCCACCGGCGTGTACACGGTGCTCGCGCAGCTCCCCGGCCCCAGCTACTCGGGCCATACGGTGCGCAGCGGCGGCTTCGTCATCGGGGCCACGCGCGAGCCGGGCGGAGACATCTACCCGCCGGGCGCGGAGAACGCCTACCTCTACGGCAGCCTGGACGGCGTGACGTGGGAGCCGCTGCTCTCGTACCGGCGGCTCAACACCGTCGACAACGCGCGCATGGACGTCTACTGGGAGCTGCCCACGGGCGAGCTGGTGCTCGAGCT
This genomic interval from Aggregicoccus sp. 17bor-14 contains the following:
- a CDS encoding sialidase family protein; translation: MPLLALALAGVLAASPSTLARISDGNALTLPAQRHVVRVDPGDGAAIWLLALQQGGVDGHGLVFYRSDDEGQTWSLADPIQNDATHTDRADLLVVGRDVALVYSYEGPDFTGSTRHDVFFQWWRYVPETRGFQPEPAVRVFDSTSSSTGYARGQLARDSLGRLWVMAFSLESGGGSRVVLSVSTDGGHTFAAQPDLASLPRRGGGRLLHLGQRLIALWGMHDSGGTASRFRLHEDAAAPGSWGPSTQAFPEAIYHGAALSAVATPEGGMHLVYKDESEVLLHRYFDGTSFGPRTVLFAGEWAAQPAITRVGSRLVICTNRALTDTSFRLEERVLESGVLSAPVLLDGSATWKGYPAAVEVLPAGVAVPCVYSNTANAGVGGNELYAFSDALAPEVDGGTPDAGSPDAGSPDAGMPDAGAGDAGAPPPPPAGTLLLSDDFGRNAASLGSAWTQVSGVYFTDGRAASDRDSGNQAYANGATCRDCRVEATVLGFGVPETGLFLRAPALRPDDRYDAVLLGDGRVQVHRHRAGLVTVLGSAASGLAALDTPAKLSLSAVGSAPVSLVLAVNGVPRVSTEDTGPSALVEAGYGGLWTNRAGVVFDAFRLWIEGTSGTPDAGVPDAGVPDAGVPDAGASDAGVPDAGLPDAGVPDAGTPDAGLPDAGAPDAGPPDAGVPDAGAPDAGAPDAGSSDAGVPDAGLPDAGAPDAGLPDAGAPDAGTPDAGAPGPGGVLFSDDFTRTSLGTSWQAVRGLWFLYRNNVASDLDGADQLAALGASCRDCEVQALVTSFGVSEAGVYLRSPTAGATGDRYDLVLRSDNSVQIRRFRGGTSTVLGTASSGLASASTGGTLKLSASGSGPVQLTASVNGSVRLQVTDSSSSALGTAGYAGLWTLRAGVVFDDFVLTSLGGAPPPTDGGVPDAGTPDAGVPDAGSPDAGTSPDAGVPDAGTGTRLTLSVTLTETRFNFLGVDGSGTAYATRFGESESRLYASTDNARTWTLRGTHPNGSSFKELAVLSNGTLIADTQRSSSHWLSRSTDGGRTWSEVLSAGVYRMLTPHSIAELDGTVYWAEYQTFTGEATPIRVWASTDNGATWSVRATLNGHRHAHGLRADPARSALWIYFGDTTPQGATLRSTDAGRTWTTLLTGQEGIIVDAEVLPNGDLIFGQDISFLPERPAIGRLSPTGVYTVLAQLPGPSYSGHTVRSGGFVIGATREPGGDIYPPGAENAYLYGSLDGVTWEPLLSYRRLNTVDNARMDVYWELPTGELVLELENVQPANGYQLLRPGRR
- a CDS encoding DUF2378 family protein yields the protein MAPPARIIFGNTFAGLYRHVAPQVPGATLDRLRERGVDFRRPVLPAYPAELFVVTVQELAAALHPQLPQAEALRLLGRAVLDGYLATPIGRAVRGVARLIGTRRTLLQMSKNFRSSDTFTQTRLTARGERDVSLWLNDALGMPSYYRGFFEGVVEGSGGTRAQVEVESYAPPEATLRIRWEER